The region tcctaattgaacaagatgatcagaaaaaacaGGAGAGGGAGGAAGGGCGCAAGCAGGCCCAATCTGGCGGTGTTCCACAGGAAAAacccaaggcggggaaggaaaccagggtagcacaaACTCCGCGTATGCCAAGACCtggaccatatcaaaactccaagcccggatttcaaaatacatggcacagaaattcccaAGGTCCCACTGCAACCTCAACTGGCCAGCATGGTGCCTCGCCAGCTCCAGttccacttactaagttgaatgctcccttaagtaccattttaaaagCAGTTGGGCAGACAAATGTTGTACAGTATCCTCCGCcgccacggcggccgccagctaatgtggatacaaatagatggtgtgagtaccacaaagcgttggggcataccacggataattgttggaacttgagACGGGAAATTGATCGCCTGATCAAGGCTGGCCATCTAGCAAATTTTGTTAAAGACACAACAACACCAGAAGCTACTAAGATAACACAAGGGGATAAAGGCAGAGGAAAGGAGATagtggaagagttgggcgaCCCCGTTGGAGAATGCTCGTCCATTGCAGGGGGATTTGGAGGAGGCGTGATTTCAAGCAATGCTAGAAAGCGTTATGTGGCGGCCGTACATTCCGTGCACGAAGCATATGAGGGCGAATGCTGGTTGAATCACTCTCCCATTACATTCATCCCTCAGGATTTTGCTCAGGTTATTCCTCATGAAAACGATCCGATTGTGGTGAcaatcagggtcaacaattacatgacgaagaaagtgtttttggatcagggatcttcggcggacatcatttacgggGACGCttttgatcgcctggggttaAAGGAGTCAGACCTGAAACCATATAAGGGAACCCTGGTGGGATTTACAGGGGACCGGGTCAATGTGCGAGGATATGTTGAAATACCAACGGCTTTTGACGAGggggattttgttaaaaaatttcAGGTGAAATATCTGGTATTGGcatgtagagccaattacaacgtactcttggggcgcGACACCCTTAACAAGTtgtgtgctgtaatttcaaccgcGCATTTAACTGTTAAGTACCCTGCTTGTAATGGGAAGGTGGGCGTCCTTCGAGTGGATCAGAATGCAGCAAGAGAGTGTTACCTTAGAAGTGTAGCTctctatgggcgaaaggccgccaaggaaagcCACCGTATCACAGAGATTTTTCCACACGAAGGgtttagcttggacccaagagatgacGCTGATGACttccgcccacaacctttgGAAGAAACAAAATCAGCACAAATTAAAGATAAGGTTCTGAAAATCGGCAGCGGCTTAACAAAGGAACAAGAAGAAAGATTGATCACCTTGTTGGGCGAGAATTTGGATCTTTTTGCATGGACAATTGATGACGTTCCAGGCATCGATCCCAATGTAATCACTCATAAGTTGGCAATACGGCCAGGAGCAAAaccagtcatccaaccaaggcgaaggatgagcgatgaaaagaataaggcgGTACAAGTAGAAACTGAGAAGTTGATCAAGGCACAATTTATtcgtgaggtgcagtacccaacCTGGCTCACCAACGTAGTGATGGTCAAGAAAGCTAATGGAAAGTGgagaatgtgcacggattacacaagcctgaacaaagtgtgtcccaaagattcataTCCTCTCCCAATGTTGACAAGTTGGTAGACGGGGCTTCCGGCAACGAACTTTTAAGTCTAATGGATGCATATTctggctacaatcaaatcatgatgcatccttcggatgaggaaagtacgACGTTCATGACTAACCAAGCAAATTATTGCTATAAAaccatgccttttggtttgaaaaatgctGGAGCCACATATCAACGCCTCATGgataaaattttttcaaagcaagtTGGAAGAAATATGGAAGTGTATGTAGACgacatgattgtaaagtccgccagggctggTGACCACGGCGATGATCTTAAGGAAGAATTTgctcaattaagaacatatcaaatgaagttaaacccTGAGAAATGTTCTTTTGGGATTCAGGGGGGAAAGTTcctgggatttatgttaacgtCAAGGGGGATTGAAGTAAATCCTGATAAGGGGaaggcgatcttggaaatgaaaagcccaacaagtgtaaaggaggttcaacGTTTAACAGGACGCATGGCCGCCTTATCACGATTTTTGCCAATGGCGGGagacaaagcggccccattctttacctgtttaaaaaagaacttgaaGTTTCAATGGAATGAGgcatgcgaacaagcttttaccaagttgaaagaaacattggcaaCGCT is a window of Lotus japonicus ecotype B-129 chromosome 5, LjGifu_v1.2 DNA encoding:
- the LOC130719491 gene encoding uncharacterized protein LOC130719491 — translated: MALDAFSGESDPMEHLRYFNTKMVIGGATDEAGHLANFVKDTTTPEATKITQGDKGRGKEIVEELGDPVGECSSIAGGFGGGVISSNARKRYVAAVHSVHEAYEGECWLNHSPITFIPQDFAQESDLKPYKGTLVGFTGDRVNVRGYVEIPTAFDEGDFVKKFQVKYLVLACRANYNVLLGRDTLNKLCAVISTAHLTVKYPACNGKVGVLRVDQNAARECYLRSVALYGRKAAKESHRITEIFPHEGFSLDPRDDADDFRPQPLEETKSAQIKDKVLKIGSGLTKEQEERLITLLGENLDLFAWTIDDVPGIDPNVITHKLAIRPGAKPVIQPRRRMSDEKNKAVQVETEKLIKAQFIREVQYPTWLTNLVDGASGNELLSLMDAYSGYNQIMMHPSDEESTTFMTNQANYCYKTMPFGLKNAGATYQRLMDKIFSKQVGRNMEVYVDDMIVKSARAGDHGDDLKEEFAQLRTYQMKLNPEKCSFGIQGGKFLGFMLTSRGIEVNPDKGKAILEMKSPTSVKEVQRLTGRMAALSRFLPMAGDKAAPFFTCLKKNLKFQWNEACEQAFTKLKETLATLPVLSKPTPGVPLILYLAVTDKAGAESRYQKIEKAALAILKTARRLRPYFQGFQVKVKTDVPLRQVLQKPDLSGRLVSWSVELSEYDIQYEPRGQVTIQSLIDFVAELTPAEGEKTQGEWVLSVDGSSNDTGSGAGITIESPDKMVIEQSLKFEFRASNNQSEYEALIAGLRLAIELGVQKLFIKGDSQLVVKQVKCEYQVKDPQLSKYLEVVRRLMMEVKNIRIEHVPRGQNERADVLAKLASTGRLGNYQTVIQETLPRPIIDLVEVKLKAVKSVTEGEPSWMESIKIFLENPPRDDDLNSRAKRREASFYTLIDGELYRRGIMSPMLKCVDTKDAPGIMAEVHEGVCSSHIGGRSLAVKVLRAGFYWPTMKKDCLEYVKKC